The nucleotide window TGGATGAAGTTCTCTTGCGCATGGTCTCTTTTCTCACATTTTGCGGTTGCGGGTCAAGCAGCAGGGTTTTCCCGGGGTAAAATATTTCGCTTGACCTCTTCGCTGTTGCCGGGTTAGCAGAAACAAACGCTTTATCGGCTTGACAGGGGCGTATTTTGAATGAGGGAGGGAAAACTGTATGAGTTTAACAGCCATGATCGACAGTATCAAGGGACAACCCGATTACAAACGAGTGGGGATGATTGTCTGTCACAACGGGGTTGTGCGGGGAACAGCGAGGGACGGCAGAGTGGTGAACGAGATCGAGGTAACCGCTGATCGCCGCCGGCTTGACGATATAATTGCGGAAATGAGAACCCGGCCAGGAATCATCGCTGTTCTGGTGGAGGTTTATGAGGGAAGACTGAAGGTCGGCGACGATATCATGTGTGTGGCGGTGGCCGGCGATATCCGGGAGAACACCTTTCCCGTCCTGGAGGATGCGGTCAACGCGATTAAGCGGGATGTTGTAACGAAGGTTGAAATCTAAGGAATTTTCAGGATGGGAATGTGGCGGACATCTTTCAGAAACAAAGACTAAAAATGGTTGACCTCCAGGTGCGGGGAAGGGGGATATCCGATCAGCGGTTGCTCAGGGCAATGGAGAAGATTCCGCGCCATCTCTTCATCGCGGAGGGCTTGCGCGACCAGGCGTACAACGACCGTCCCCTTCCCATTGAAGAGCAGCAGACGATCTCGCAGCCCTATATCGTGGCTTTGATGTCCGCAGCGCTGGAACTGACGGGAAGAGAAAGGGTGCTGGAGATCGGAACCGGTTCCGGATATCAAACGGCGATTCTTGCCGAGCTGGCCGAACGGGTCTTTTCCATCGAGCGCATTGCCGCTTTGGCCGCCGGGGCAAGAAGGACTCTCGATGCCCTCGCTTATTTCAATGTTGCCATCCGCGTTGGCGACGGAACCTTCGGGTGGCGCGAGGAGTCGCCTTTTGCGGCGATCATGGCGACCGCCGGCGCCCCGCAAGTTCCCAGACTGTTAATCGAACAACTGGCCATCGGCGGCCGTCTGGTGATTCCTGTGGGTGGGCGCAATTCCCAAACCCTGCTCAGACTGACCAGGCTCTCGGATGATCCTGAAGATCTCAGGCAGGAAGAACTATGCGGGTGCCGTTTTGTAGATCTGATTGGGGAACACGGATGGAAAAACTGAACAAAGAGTTTTATCGTCCTATTTCTCCAGCGGGAAGATGGGGCGCCCTTGCCTTTTTTCTGCTTTTATTTATCATCATTTCCTGTTCAGGGTTGCCCTTTAAGGAAGCCGGACCGAGTGGGGTTTATCACCGGGTAAAAAGCGGGGAGACACTCTCTGCCATTGCCAAAGCTTACCACACCGATCTGCAGAGTCTGGCCGAGATTAACAATATAACCAATCCTTCCCTGATCGAGAAGGACAGCGTGATCTTTATCCCCCATGCACAAATGGTTATCGACGAAATAGAAATTATCGCCAGAGCTAAAAAAACAAAGACAAAAAGCACCGTAAAGGAACCCGTCCTTGAAAAGAGAACCTTCCCCACTGGCCAAGTTGTTCAAGATCCCCGGAAAAAATCGGACGTTGCCCAAAAAAATCGGAAAAATGTTTCAGACGACCTTCTGAAGGAAGAGACCATATACCCCTCCCAGGAGACCGCCAGGAAAAGCGCCGCGGGAAGTCCTGAAGAAAAAATCACATTGTGGAAACCCGAGAAAGCGGCGGGTAAAAATGAAAAACAGGAGCAGGTGCGTTTTAATAAAAACATTTTCATTTGGCCGGTTAAAGGAAAGGTTGTCTCTTTTTTTGGCGTACAGCCCAACCGAATGGTTTTCAACGGGATTCGGATTGCGGCCCCTGAAGGCGCCGTTGTTGTTGCAGCCGGGGATGGCGTTGTCATCCATTCGGACCCTTTAAAATATTATGGCGAGACAATAATCATCCAGCATGCGGATGATTATGCATCTGTTTATGCCAATCTGGGCGTCCGTATCGCCGGTTTAAACGAGCGGGTGAAAAAGGGCGACAGGATTGGTTTTATCGGCAGCGACTCCAGAACGGGGGAGGCAACTCTCCATTTTGAGATCAGAAATAAAAATAAGGCCAGAAATCCCCTTTTTTTCCTTCCCTGAAAACGGAGTTTAGTGTTCATAAAGCGGAGCTTAGTGTTCATAAAACGAAAAAGCCTTGTCGGACATATAAAAAACTGGTTTCCGGCAAGTGGAGTTCATAACCCGCAAGCTTCTCGAAACATCGCGAATCGCATTGACTATTCTTGAAAAATCTGATATCATCGCTATCCAAAACTAAACACTATAGGTGTAAAAATGTTCAATGTTGGCGATTTAGCGGTATATCCAGCGCAGGGAGTGGGAATCATCGAGGCAATTGAAAACAGGGAAGTTGGAGGCGCCAGGCAGAAGTTCTACATAATGAAAATTATGAGCAATGGGATGAAAATCATGATCCCCCTGGATGGCGCCCAGACTGCCGGTTTGCGCAAGGTGATCAAGGAAAAGGAGATCCCCAAGATATACGAGATTCTGAAAAACAGGGATTTTACGATTGACAAGCAGACGTGGAACAAAAGATACAGGGAATATCTGGAAAAGATAAAAACGGGCTCGGTATTTGAGATAGCCAGGGTTCTGCGGGATCTTTGCGTTCTTAAAATCGACAAGAACCTCTCTTTTGGCGAGCGGAAGATGATGGATACGGCCAAGGGGCTCCTCGTCAAGGAGATTTCCGTTGCGACCAATGCCGAGGAGGCGAAGATCGAAGAGGATATCAATACGATCTTTACCGTGCAGTGAAGTTTTATCTCGCCTGTTAGGGGGAAGGAGTTTTTGCAGATGAAGGGGGGTGAATAGAACTGATTGTAAAGGCGATACTGATTATTTTATGTTCCTTGAGCGGTTATTTCATCGCCTATCACAGCTATTACGACTGGTGGAAATGGATCGTCGGCGTTGTTGTCGGGGCGCTGGCGGCAGTGCTGGTAATCCAGATCGAGAAGATTGCCCGCCGGGTTTCATTGCGGGTTATCCTCGGCGGCGTTGTCGGGATGCTGATTGGTCTTTTAATTGCTTTTTTACTTGCCTATGGTTTGAATTTCGTCAGCAATATTATGGAGAACCGCCAGGTTGTCCCCTGGATTTATACGCTTCTTACCGCGGCATTGGGTTATATGGGGCTGGTTCTCGGCTCGCAGAAGGTCGAGGAAGTCAGCATGTTCGGCTGGGGGCCCGCTCGGGAAATCAGTGATTATCGGATACTGGATACCAGCGTTATCATCGATGGACGGATTGCCGATATTGCGGATACCGGTTTTCTGGAAGGCAATCTGATTGTTCCCCGCTTTGTGCTCGATGAACTCCAGTATGTTGCCGATTCCGCCGATTCCCTCAAAAGGGCGCGCGGCCGGCGAGGGCTCGATATCCTCAACCGGATGCAGCGCAGCAATGGGATTTTTATTGATGTCGTAGATCATGATTTTCCGAAGATCAAAGGCGTTGATTCGAAACTTGTTGCCCTGGCGAAAAAGACGAATGGCCGGATTATTACCAATGATTTTAACCTCAACAAGGTCGCCGAGCTGCAGGGGATCAGGATTCTCAATGTAAACGAACTGGCCAATGCCCTGAAGCCGGTTGTTCTGCCGGGAGAACTGATGACGGTGAAAATAATCAAGGACGGCAAGGAACCGGGGCAGGGGGTTGCGTACTTGGAAGACGGCACCATGATCATTGTTGATAACGCGCAGCGCTACCAGGGAGAGAATGTCGAGGCCCTGGTAACCAGTGTTTTGCAGACAACCGCCGGACGGATGATTTTTTCCGAAATGAAGACGGCGGCAAACGATAAAAAATCTTGAAATATATTAAAAAACACTATTGCCATTCGGAACGGAACCGGAGTCATTTCGGGTCAGGGGATTGGGGTGGATGGCGAAAACGAAGTTTAATGTTCACAAATCGAAGATCAATGTTCATAAAGCGCGTATTTGCCATTCGCCGTTCGTTTCCCAGGTCTGCGGCATGAAAACGAAGTTTAATGTTCATAAAACAGTGGCGATAATACCCGCCGGGGGAACGGGAAGGAGAATGGGCGGCAGCATCTCCAAACAGTACCTGCTCCTTTCCGGGAAACCGGTTCTTGTTCGCGCCTTACAGCCATTTCAGGATTCACCATTAATAGATGAAATAATGCTCGCCGTTCCGGAGGAAGATGTTGTGCAGGTGCGGGAAAACATTGTTGAAAGATACTTCCTGTCGAAGCTTAACCGCGTTGTTGCCGGGGGAAAAGAACGACAGGATTCCATCAGAAATGCGCTTGCCTGTATTGCCGATGAAACGGAGATCATTGTCATTCACGATGGAGTCCGTCCGCTTGTTACGACTGAGCTGATTGAGATGGCAATCGAACGTGCGGGAAAGTTGGGCGCTGTTGCGACGGGCATTGGCATCCGGGATACGGTGAAACGGGTCGATAAAACAGGAAAAATCGAAGAGACAGTGCTTAGGGACGGTTTGTGGCTGACGCAAACTCCCCAGGCCTTTAAGCGGGACATTCTTCTCGCCGCTTACCGCGTGGCGGAGGAAACGGGATTTTACGGTACCGACGACGCCTCGCTCGTCGAGAAGGCCGGAATACCCGTCTGGATGATTCCCGGCGACAGGGAAAATCTCAAGGTGACGACGCAAGAGGACATGATGATCTGCGCAAGGATCCTGCAGTACCGAGAAAAAGACTTGAGTGATATCAGGCGGATCTGATGAAAACCGGTTTCGGATATGACAGCCACCGCCTTACGGCTGGACGCAGACTTATCCTGGGGGGGGTGGAGATTCCCCATGAAAAGGGGCTTGCCGGCCATTCGGATGCCGATGTTCTTGTTCACGCCGTTTGCGATGCGCTAATTGGCGCCCTGGCCATTGGCGACATCGGCAGGCTTTTCCCCGATGATGACCGCGCCTTCAAGGATATTTCCAGTCTGATTTTGTTGAAGCGGGTCGGGACGCTGGTTTCTGAACATGGTTATCAGGTGCGCAATATCGATGCGACGATCGTTCTGGAGAAGCCAAAATTGGCCGGCTATCTGCCCGTGATGGCGCAAAATATTGCCGACGTTCTGGCGATCTCCGGGTCTGCTGTAAGCGTCAAGGCCAAAACAAATGAAGGAATGGGCATGATCGGCGCAGGAGAAGGGGCCGCGGCATTTGCCGTTATCTTGATCGAAGAAGCCTGACGGCAGCCGGAAACTGAAAAAGGGTTTTCCCCGATATTTCAGCAGGGCAGGGGACGATTATAACGCAGGAACTGACTAAGGAGGCATCATGAAATTCATAGACGAATTAGACATTCATGAAAAAAAGGTGTTGTTCCGCTTCGATTTTAACGTTCCCTTGGACAGTTCTCAAAACATTACCGACGATATCCGCATCCGGTCGGCCCTCCCCTCGATAAATTACGCCCTCGATGAAAAGGCCAGGGTGATTATCGTTTCGCATCTTGGCCGTCCCAAGGGAAAGGTTGTGCCGGAGATGAGTCTGGCCCCGGTGGCGAAACGCCTCTCGCGGCTTCTGGGTAAGGATGTCCAGTTTGCCCCGGATTGCATTGGTGAGGATGTCCGCCGGAGGGTGGATGCCTTGCAAGCCGGCGACGTGCTGCTTTTGGAAAACCTGAGATTTCATAAAGAGGAAGAGAAAAACGACGAGGCATTCGCCGCCGAACTGGGCGGTCTTGCTGATATTTATATTGACGACGCTTTCGGCAACGCCCATCGTGCGCATGCCTCCAACGTCGGCATTACCCGGTTTGTGAAGGTGCGCGGCGCAGGGTTTCTGATCAAAAAGGAGCTCGAATATCTTGGCGGGGCGCTGGAAAAGCCGGCCCGGCCGTTTGTTGCGATTGTCGGCGGCTCCAAGATCTCCGGAAAGCTGGAGGCCGTTGCCAACCTGATTCGGAAGGTTGATAAGATCATCCTGGGCGGGGGCATGGCCTTTACGTTTTTGAAGGCCCTTGGCTACGGCATCGGTAAATCCGTTGTGGAGGATGAGCTGATCGGCAGGGCTGCCGAGGTGATGAAGGCGGTAAAGGAACTGGGTGTAAAGCTCTATCTGCCGGTTGACTGCGTGATCGCCGAAAGCAGGGAAGCGGGCGCCCAGATCAAAGTAGTGCCTGTTCAGGAGATTACTCCGGGCTGGATGGGGCTGGATATTGGCCCTGCAACGGTAACCCTCTTTGCCGAGGCGTTGGAAAATGCCAAGACGATACTCTGGAACGGGCCGATGGGCGTCTTTGAGATACCGGCCTTCAGCCACGGCACAACAGCGATGGCAAGAACTCTCGCGAACTCTGCGGCGGTAACGATTGTGGGCGGCGGCGATACGGACGTGGCCATCCAGCAGGCTGGTGAAAGCGACAAGATTACCTATATTTCAACCGGCGGCGGCGCCTCGCTGGAACTTCTTGAGGGCAAGGTATTGCCGGGGGTGGCCGCTTTGGAGCAGGACGGCCAATAGGCGTAACGAACAAGACGAGAGAGTTCGATATATTTGGATTCGCAGGTTAAAGACGGCAGGAGAAACATCCGGCTGACAGTCGAATATGATGGCACTGATTATTGCGGCTGGCAGTGGCAGAAAAACGGGCTTTCCCTTCAGCAGGTTATCGAGGAGGCAATCGGCCGGATAACCGGGGAAAAAATCAGGATCAACGGCTCGGGGAGGACGGACAGCGGGGTACATGCCTTGGGCCAGGTTGCCAATTTTCATACAAATTCAATACTTCCGGAAAGGAGCCTCCTGCTGGGGATCAACAGTCTGCTGCCGCCGGATATCGCCGTCCGCGAGCTGGAGGAGGCCGACCCGGAGTTTCACGCCCGGTTTTCCGTAAAGAGCAAGGTTTATCTGTATTATATCTGCAACCGTCCGGTCCGTCCGGTCCGGGAAAGGCGTTACTCCTGGTTTATCTGGGAGCCTCTTCGTGTCGAGAAGATGCGGGAGGCTCTAACTGTTTTTCAGGGAAGGCATGATTTTACCTCGTTTTGTTCAACCCATACCGACAGCGCCGATCACGTGCGCACGATTCTTGGCGCGACTCTGGAAAAAGACGCCGGGGAGATGATAACGATCTCGATTGAGGCGGATGGGTTTTTGCGCTACATGGTGCGGACGCTCGTTGGCACGCTTGCTTATGCGGGGCTGGGAAAATGCACGCAAGCGGAGGTGTCCGCGATTCTTGAGGCAAAAGACAGGCGCAAGGCCAAACTGACCGCGCCGCCGCAGGGATTGTTTCTCAAACAGGTGAATTATTGATGAAGATACTGATTTTGGGCGCGAAGGGGATGCTGGGATGCGATCTGCTCAGGCAGCTTGCAGGGTCGCACCAGGCAACCGGGTTGGATTCAGCCGAGTGCGATATTGCTTCGCTTGAAGATTGCCGGCGCGCCGTTGCGGAATATGCCCCGGATGTTGTCGTCGACGCCGCCGCCTATACGGATGTTGACGGCTGCGAAACAAAGCGGGAGGCATGCTTTGCCGTTAATGCCGAAGGTGTGAAAAACATCGCTCTGGCCTGCCGGGGCACGGGGGCGCTGGTCGTTCATTTCAGCACCGACTACGTGTTTGACGGCAGCGCCGATGCGCCCTATCTTGAAGATGATACCCCGGCCCCGATCAATGTTTACGGTTCTTCCAAACTGCAGGGAGAGCGGTATCTTGAGGAATTTGCCGACCGCTGGCTGCT belongs to Syntrophales bacterium and includes:
- a CDS encoding molybdenum cofactor biosynthesis protein MoaE, whose protein sequence is MSLTAMIDSIKGQPDYKRVGMIVCHNGVVRGTARDGRVVNEIEVTADRRRLDDIIAEMRTRPGIIAVLVEVYEGRLKVGDDIMCVAVAGDIRENTFPVLEDAVNAIKRDVVTKVEI
- a CDS encoding protein-L-isoaspartate(D-aspartate) O-methyltransferase; the encoded protein is MADIFQKQRLKMVDLQVRGRGISDQRLLRAMEKIPRHLFIAEGLRDQAYNDRPLPIEEQQTISQPYIVALMSAALELTGRERVLEIGTGSGYQTAILAELAERVFSIERIAALAAGARRTLDALAYFNVAIRVGDGTFGWREESPFAAIMATAGAPQVPRLLIEQLAIGGRLVIPVGGRNSQTLLRLTRLSDDPEDLRQEELCGCRFVDLIGEHGWKN
- a CDS encoding M23 family metallopeptidase; translation: MEKLNKEFYRPISPAGRWGALAFFLLLFIIISCSGLPFKEAGPSGVYHRVKSGETLSAIAKAYHTDLQSLAEINNITNPSLIEKDSVIFIPHAQMVIDEIEIIARAKKTKTKSTVKEPVLEKRTFPTGQVVQDPRKKSDVAQKNRKNVSDDLLKEETIYPSQETARKSAAGSPEEKITLWKPEKAAGKNEKQEQVRFNKNIFIWPVKGKVVSFFGVQPNRMVFNGIRIAAPEGAVVVAAGDGVVIHSDPLKYYGETIIIQHADDYASVYANLGVRIAGLNERVKKGDRIGFIGSDSRTGEATLHFEIRNKNKARNPLFFLP
- a CDS encoding CarD family transcriptional regulator; its protein translation is MFNVGDLAVYPAQGVGIIEAIENREVGGARQKFYIMKIMSNGMKIMIPLDGAQTAGLRKVIKEKEIPKIYEILKNRDFTIDKQTWNKRYREYLEKIKTGSVFEIARVLRDLCVLKIDKNLSFGERKMMDTAKGLLVKEISVATNAEEAKIEEDINTIFTVQ
- a CDS encoding PIN domain-containing protein; translated protein: MSGYFIAYHSYYDWWKWIVGVVVGALAAVLVIQIEKIARRVSLRVILGGVVGMLIGLLIAFLLAYGLNFVSNIMENRQVVPWIYTLLTAALGYMGLVLGSQKVEEVSMFGWGPAREISDYRILDTSVIIDGRIADIADTGFLEGNLIVPRFVLDELQYVADSADSLKRARGRRGLDILNRMQRSNGIFIDVVDHDFPKIKGVDSKLVALAKKTNGRIITNDFNLNKVAELQGIRILNVNELANALKPVVLPGELMTVKIIKDGKEPGQGVAYLEDGTMIIVDNAQRYQGENVEALVTSVLQTTAGRMIFSEMKTAANDKKS
- the ispD gene encoding 2-C-methyl-D-erythritol 4-phosphate cytidylyltransferase — its product is MAKTKFNVHKSKINVHKARICHSPFVSQVCGMKTKFNVHKTVAIIPAGGTGRRMGGSISKQYLLLSGKPVLVRALQPFQDSPLIDEIMLAVPEEDVVQVRENIVERYFLSKLNRVVAGGKERQDSIRNALACIADETEIIVIHDGVRPLVTTELIEMAIERAGKLGAVATGIGIRDTVKRVDKTGKIEETVLRDGLWLTQTPQAFKRDILLAAYRVAEETGFYGTDDASLVEKAGIPVWMIPGDRENLKVTTQEDMMICARILQYREKDLSDIRRI
- the ispF gene encoding 2-C-methyl-D-erythritol 2,4-cyclodiphosphate synthase, with the protein product MKTGFGYDSHRLTAGRRLILGGVEIPHEKGLAGHSDADVLVHAVCDALIGALAIGDIGRLFPDDDRAFKDISSLILLKRVGTLVSEHGYQVRNIDATIVLEKPKLAGYLPVMAQNIADVLAISGSAVSVKAKTNEGMGMIGAGEGAAAFAVILIEEA
- a CDS encoding phosphoglycerate kinase; the encoded protein is MKFIDELDIHEKKVLFRFDFNVPLDSSQNITDDIRIRSALPSINYALDEKARVIIVSHLGRPKGKVVPEMSLAPVAKRLSRLLGKDVQFAPDCIGEDVRRRVDALQAGDVLLLENLRFHKEEEKNDEAFAAELGGLADIYIDDAFGNAHRAHASNVGITRFVKVRGAGFLIKKELEYLGGALEKPARPFVAIVGGSKISGKLEAVANLIRKVDKIILGGGMAFTFLKALGYGIGKSVVEDELIGRAAEVMKAVKELGVKLYLPVDCVIAESREAGAQIKVVPVQEITPGWMGLDIGPATVTLFAEALENAKTILWNGPMGVFEIPAFSHGTTAMARTLANSAAVTIVGGGDTDVAIQQAGESDKITYISTGGGASLELLEGKVLPGVAALEQDGQ
- the truA gene encoding tRNA pseudouridine(38-40) synthase TruA; the protein is MDSQVKDGRRNIRLTVEYDGTDYCGWQWQKNGLSLQQVIEEAIGRITGEKIRINGSGRTDSGVHALGQVANFHTNSILPERSLLLGINSLLPPDIAVRELEEADPEFHARFSVKSKVYLYYICNRPVRPVRERRYSWFIWEPLRVEKMREALTVFQGRHDFTSFCSTHTDSADHVRTILGATLEKDAGEMITISIEADGFLRYMVRTLVGTLAYAGLGKCTQAEVSAILEAKDRRKAKLTAPPQGLFLKQVNY